The following nucleotide sequence is from Luteibaculum oceani.
TCTACTGGAAAGATCCGGTGATGGGCCCTATGGAGTTCTGGCACATCGTATAGCAAATGCCACAGAAAAAATTTACACGCGTAAAGCCTCTGACCCAGAGCTAATTGCCGATCTTATCTCTAAGGCCATAAAAAGTAATAATCCAAAAACTAGATACGTGGCTGGATATATGGCCAAGCCTGCTATTTTCTTCAGAAAATGGATACCAGATAGCTGGATGGACAAAATAATTTTAAAAATGGGCTAAACACAAAACCCATCAAATGGTTTTATATGTATGGATTGGAATAAAGTATTAAAACTCGCTAAGGAAGGAACTCCTCCACCTGCTAAGAAAATATCCAAACCGGATGAAGATTGGAGGGCGCAGCTTACAGAAGAACAATACCGGGTAACCAGAAAGTCCGGTACCGAACGTCCATTTACTGGAGAGCATTGTAGCTCCTATGAAAATGGAGACTATGCTTGTGTGTGTTGCAAAACCCCACTATTTAGTTCCAAAATAAAATTCGACTCCCAATCGGGATGGCCCAGTTTTACCCAACCCATCTCAGATAACGCAATCAAATATCATGTTGATTACTCTTTTGGAATGGAACGGGTAGAAACGGTATGCAACTGCTGCGATGCGCATCTAGGTCATGTATTCCCAGATGGACCTCCTCCAACGGGTTTAAGATATTGCATTAACTCAGCGGCGCTAGAGTTAATTAAATCCTAAGTATTTATTACTCGGAATAAGTATTTTCACCCAAAATTTTATTCATGGCGCAAGTAAAGTGGGAAACTGTTAAGGAATACGAAGACATTACGTTTAAAAGAAGCGGAGGAATTGCCCGCATTGCATTTAATCGTCCTGAGGTACGAAATGCTTTCAGACCTAAAACCACCTCCGAGCTATACGATGCATTTTATCAAGTTCACGAAGACCCTACCATTGGGGTAGTATTGCTTTCGGCAGAAGGTCCTTCTCCAAAAGATGGAGTGTATTCTTTTTGTAGCGGTGGCGACCAAAAAGCTCGCGGCCACAAAGGCTATGTTGGAGACGACGGTAGACACAGACTTAACATATTAGAAGTGCAACGACTTATTAGGTTTATGCCTAAAGTGGTTATTGCTGTGGTACCAGGATGGGCCGTTGGCGGTGGACACAGTCTTCACGTAGTTTGCGATTTAACCCTTGCGAGTAAAGAGCATGCCATCTTTAAACAAACTGATGCCGATGTTACTTCCTTCGATGGAGGCTATGGTTCTGCGTACCTGGCAAAAATGGTAGGCCAAAAGAAGGCTAGAGAAATATTTTTCTTGGGTAGAAATTACTCCGCTCAGGAAGCTTACGAAATGGGCATGGTAAATGCCGTTATTCCACATGCCGAATTAGAAGACACCGCAGTTGAGTGGGCTAGAGAAATTTTAGCGAAATCTCCCACCTCTATTAAGATGCTAAAGTTTGCCATGAACCTTACGGATGACGGAATGGTAGGGCAACAAGTGTTTGCAGGTGAAGCTACTCGCCTCGCTTACATGACCGATGAAGCCAAGGAAGGTAGAAACGCATTCTTAGAAAAAAGA
It contains:
- the msrB gene encoding peptide-methionine (R)-S-oxide reductase MsrB; translated protein: MDWNKVLKLAKEGTPPPAKKISKPDEDWRAQLTEEQYRVTRKSGTERPFTGEHCSSYENGDYACVCCKTPLFSSKIKFDSQSGWPSFTQPISDNAIKYHVDYSFGMERVETVCNCCDAHLGHVFPDGPPPTGLRYCINSAALELIKS
- a CDS encoding 1,4-dihydroxy-2-naphthoyl-CoA synthase; this translates as MAQVKWETVKEYEDITFKRSGGIARIAFNRPEVRNAFRPKTTSELYDAFYQVHEDPTIGVVLLSAEGPSPKDGVYSFCSGGDQKARGHKGYVGDDGRHRLNILEVQRLIRFMPKVVIAVVPGWAVGGGHSLHVVCDLTLASKEHAIFKQTDADVTSFDGGYGSAYLAKMVGQKKAREIFFLGRNYSAQEAYEMGMVNAVIPHAELEDTAVEWAREILAKSPTSIKMLKFAMNLTDDGMVGQQVFAGEATRLAYMTDEAKEGRNAFLEKRKPDFKDVQWIS